From Halotia branconii CENA392, the proteins below share one genomic window:
- a CDS encoding polyketide synthase: MEKIAIIGLSCLFPDANNPEQFWQNISQGKDSTSSVTVDEMGVNPTIFYDSVKGQPEKFYFRKGGFIRDFKFNPSEYNLPEKLLEGLDNSFKWSLYAAKQAIIDSGYQDNSNILSKCGVILGALSLPTKFSNQLVSPIYQQTMNGAIAELLQDQDFHLAGLPTTAKPALHNANICGFPAALIAQAFSLSSTHFCIDAACSSSFYAIKMASHYLNSGKADLMLAGAISCTDPLFLRMLFSGIQGYPDNGISSPLDRKSRGLVTAEGIGMVVLKRYSDAVRDGDRILATVCGNGLSNDGKGKHLLSPNSKGQTLAFKRAYTEAQLSPQTIDYMECHATGTLLGDTTELNSIKTFFGQHQAAPLMGSAKANVGHLLVAAGMVSLTKAILSMSHDTIPPTINVTEPLEDENNVISPEKIVTTPTPWPNNSVKKYAALSAFGFGGTNSHLIIEQTKNEG; the protein is encoded by the coding sequence GTGGAAAAAATAGCCATCATCGGATTATCATGCCTCTTTCCTGACGCTAACAATCCTGAGCAATTTTGGCAGAATATTAGCCAAGGGAAAGACTCAACATCATCTGTAACAGTTGACGAAATGGGTGTAAACCCGACAATATTTTACGATTCAGTCAAAGGTCAACCGGAAAAATTCTACTTTCGTAAGGGAGGATTTATTCGCGACTTTAAATTTAATCCTAGCGAATATAATCTTCCAGAAAAACTACTAGAAGGATTAGATAACAGCTTTAAATGGTCACTATATGCTGCCAAACAAGCAATTATCGATAGTGGTTATCAAGATAACAGTAATATTCTCTCCAAATGCGGCGTAATTTTAGGAGCATTATCTTTACCTACCAAATTTTCCAATCAATTAGTTTCGCCCATTTATCAGCAAACAATGAATGGTGCGATCGCCGAACTTTTACAAGATCAAGATTTTCATTTAGCTGGCTTACCAACAACAGCTAAACCAGCCTTACACAATGCGAATATATGTGGTTTTCCAGCCGCCCTCATTGCTCAAGCTTTCTCATTATCTAGTACTCATTTTTGTATAGATGCAGCTTGTTCCTCGTCATTTTATGCAATTAAAATGGCATCTCATTACCTCAATTCCGGCAAAGCGGATTTGATGTTAGCTGGAGCCATCAGTTGTACAGATCCTCTATTTCTACGGATGTTATTTTCTGGTATTCAAGGATATCCAGACAACGGTATTAGCAGTCCTTTAGATAGAAAATCACGAGGATTAGTGACAGCCGAAGGCATTGGCATGGTTGTATTAAAAAGATACAGTGATGCCGTCAGAGATGGCGATCGCATCTTAGCCACCGTTTGCGGTAACGGACTTTCCAACGATGGCAAAGGTAAACACTTACTTAGCCCTAATTCTAAAGGGCAAACCTTAGCCTTTAAAAGAGCCTACACCGAAGCTCAACTTTCTCCTCAAACTATCGATTATATGGAGTGTCACGCTACCGGCACTTTGCTAGGAGATACCACCGAATTAAACTCCATAAAAACCTTTTTTGGTCAACACCAAGCAGCCCCTTTAATGGGTTCAGCCAAAGCAAACGTCGGACACTTACTAGTTGCCGCCGGCATGGTCAGCTTAACTAAAGCCATACTCAGCATGTCTCATGACACAATTCCACCAACCATCAACGTCACAGAACCCTTAGAAGACGAGAATAACGTTATTTCTCCCGAAAAAATAGTCACCACTCCCACCCCCTGGCCTAATAATTCCGTTAAAAAATATGCCGCCTTAAGCGCCTTCGGCTTCGGTGGAACCAACTCCCACCTGATTATAGAACAAACCAAAAACGAAGGATGA
- a CDS encoding type I polyketide synthase, with protein MLKPQNNTTDKIAIVGMDAFFGECKDLDTLERSIYEGKQHFIPLPAQRWYGIEEQKDLLQEYGLADGKAPIGAYIQEFDIDTLAYKIPPNEVEKLNPQQLLLLKVADRALKDANIPEGGNVAVIIAAETELSVHQLQQRWNLSWQVKDGLNAAEITLPPEQIAQLETIVKDSIHHQVDIGEYLSYIANIMASRISSLWNFSGPAFTITAVETSAFKALEVAQMLLNTGEADAAVVGAVDLVGGVESVLLRNQWSKINTGANTLSYDQKANGWTVGEGAGAVVLKRHDIAKANGDRIYAVVDAVSFGSVSTTPEVCNQAFQTAGIQPAEVKYVEVCGSGVPQEDAAEITGLVQAYPSVGNGLHCAIGSVKANIGHTHVASGIASLIKTALCLYHKYIPATPNWSGVKTPEVWQGSPFYVATESRPWFLAKDSTKRVAAVNGMGCDGTHAHVILSEESDQKEYSSKYLEQMPFYLLPIAGDGRSSLLEALNSLQESIENSSNLSTTASQIFANFQRESKYTLAIAGRNQKELLKEIESARKGVNSAFERGTDWQTPVGSYFTANPLGKKGAIAYVYPAAVNSYIGIGRNFFHLFPRVHDDSMVRSIYKRAADVERLVFPRSLNKLSMRQLETLEKRLLDDSLAMFEAEMFFTRIITTIIRDDFQVKPKYVFGYSLGETSMMVAQGVWSNFYQGSNSFNSSALFGDRLSGPKNAVREYWNLPKTSTASEQNLWANYVLMASPSQVVACLQNEQQVYLTQINTPEEVLIAGEPTACQRVIKALGCNAFPAPFDHVIHCEAMRSEYEELVKLNTLPSQTIPGVVFYSAAEYQPITLDDGTVARSIATGLSQQLDFPRLVNRVYDDGARIFIEAGAGSVCSRWIDKILENKEHLTVSLNRRGMDDHTSIIKALAKLVSHQVAVDLSPIYSPVLATTNQNKATLRTVTLGGNSITAAILSEENRKLFQNLAEKLRRDRSQRLHQNIPFSQQVASSDSHLHNISSSPNQPAEVPMKNIIEHGFQFSEQLQSSELTTTQQKTSSSPATNHEFGHTISMFDVNQSQYQKLTTNNSRITKSHNAFLQARQDFSKQMSEIIQLQLACAENLLNEEP; from the coding sequence ATGTTAAAACCCCAAAATAACACCACCGATAAAATCGCCATCGTCGGCATGGATGCCTTTTTTGGCGAATGCAAAGACCTAGATACCCTTGAACGCAGTATTTACGAAGGCAAACAGCACTTCATCCCCCTACCTGCTCAAAGATGGTACGGCATAGAAGAACAAAAAGACTTACTCCAAGAATACGGATTAGCAGACGGCAAAGCCCCAATTGGAGCTTACATCCAAGAATTTGATATTGATACCTTAGCTTACAAAATCCCACCCAACGAAGTAGAAAAACTCAACCCCCAACAACTACTACTACTGAAAGTAGCCGATCGCGCCCTCAAAGATGCCAACATACCAGAAGGGGGTAACGTCGCTGTCATTATCGCTGCGGAGACAGAACTATCTGTACATCAGCTACAACAACGATGGAACTTATCTTGGCAAGTTAAAGACGGCTTAAATGCTGCGGAAATTACTTTACCTCCAGAGCAAATTGCCCAACTAGAAACCATCGTCAAAGATAGTATTCATCATCAAGTAGACATTGGTGAATATCTCAGTTACATCGCCAACATCATGGCCAGCCGGATTTCCTCTTTATGGAATTTTAGCGGGCCAGCATTTACCATCACGGCGGTAGAAACCTCAGCCTTCAAAGCCTTAGAAGTAGCGCAAATGCTTTTAAATACTGGCGAAGCAGATGCAGCCGTTGTTGGTGCTGTCGATTTGGTTGGTGGAGTAGAAAGCGTTTTACTACGAAACCAATGGTCAAAAATTAACACTGGTGCTAACACCTTGAGTTATGACCAAAAAGCCAACGGTTGGACAGTAGGAGAAGGGGCTGGTGCAGTCGTTCTCAAGCGTCATGATATCGCTAAAGCCAACGGCGATCGCATCTATGCAGTTGTTGATGCTGTAAGCTTTGGGTCAGTTTCTACTACTCCTGAAGTTTGTAATCAAGCTTTCCAAACAGCCGGGATTCAACCTGCCGAAGTTAAGTATGTAGAGGTTTGCGGTAGTGGTGTTCCCCAAGAAGACGCAGCCGAAATCACCGGATTGGTACAAGCTTACCCATCTGTAGGTAATGGTCTGCACTGTGCAATTGGCAGTGTCAAGGCCAATATCGGTCATACTCACGTAGCCTCTGGTATTGCCAGTCTGATCAAAACAGCTTTGTGTCTATATCACAAATACATTCCCGCTACCCCTAACTGGTCTGGTGTCAAAACCCCAGAAGTATGGCAGGGTAGTCCTTTCTATGTCGCTACCGAGTCTAGACCTTGGTTTTTGGCTAAAGACTCCACAAAGAGAGTCGCAGCAGTCAATGGTATGGGGTGTGATGGCACTCATGCTCATGTGATCTTGTCGGAAGAATCTGATCAAAAAGAGTACAGCAGTAAGTATCTAGAGCAAATGCCTTTTTATCTGCTGCCGATAGCAGGTGATGGACGCTCAAGTTTATTAGAGGCTCTAAATAGTCTCCAAGAAAGCATCGAAAACAGTTCTAACTTGTCCACTACTGCAAGTCAGATTTTCGCTAACTTTCAGCGTGAGTCTAAATACACTCTAGCGATCGCCGGACGTAACCAAAAAGAATTACTCAAAGAAATTGAATCTGCTCGTAAAGGTGTCAATAGTGCTTTTGAACGAGGTACAGATTGGCAAACACCTGTTGGTAGTTACTTTACAGCTAACCCACTAGGTAAAAAAGGGGCGATCGCTTACGTTTATCCAGCTGCGGTCAATTCTTACATTGGTATCGGTCGTAATTTCTTTCACTTATTTCCCAGAGTCCATGACGACTCAATGGTGAGAAGTATCTACAAACGTGCGGCTGATGTTGAGAGACTAGTTTTCCCCAGAAGCTTAAATAAGTTATCCATGAGACAACTAGAAACTCTCGAAAAGCGGTTGCTAGATGATTCTCTGGCCATGTTTGAAGCGGAAATGTTTTTTACCAGAATCATCACTACGATTATTCGGGATGATTTTCAAGTCAAACCCAAATATGTGTTTGGCTATAGCTTAGGTGAAACCAGCATGATGGTTGCTCAAGGAGTTTGGAGCAATTTTTATCAAGGTAGTAATAGCTTTAACTCGTCGGCTTTGTTTGGCGATCGCCTATCAGGGCCAAAAAATGCCGTGCGTGAATATTGGAACTTACCAAAAACATCTACAGCTTCCGAACAAAACCTCTGGGCTAACTATGTACTCATGGCTAGTCCATCCCAAGTGGTTGCCTGTCTTCAAAACGAGCAGCAAGTGTATTTAACTCAGATTAATACACCAGAAGAAGTATTAATTGCTGGGGAACCGACAGCTTGTCAGCGAGTGATTAAAGCTTTAGGTTGCAATGCCTTTCCGGCTCCTTTTGATCATGTCATTCATTGCGAAGCCATGCGATCGGAGTACGAAGAATTGGTAAAACTCAACACTTTACCATCACAAACAATTCCCGGTGTTGTATTTTATTCTGCTGCTGAGTATCAACCTATTACCCTTGATGATGGCACTGTGGCTCGGAGTATTGCTACAGGTTTGTCTCAACAACTTGATTTTCCCCGCTTAGTTAATCGTGTCTACGATGATGGGGCAAGAATATTTATTGAAGCTGGTGCTGGTAGTGTTTGTTCTCGATGGATTGATAAAATTCTGGAAAATAAAGAACACCTGACAGTATCACTTAATCGTAGAGGTATGGATGATCATACTTCTATTATTAAAGCCTTGGCAAAACTTGTAAGTCATCAAGTTGCCGTGGATTTATCGCCAATTTATAGTCCCGTCTTGGCAACTACCAATCAAAATAAAGCAACCCTCAGAACTGTAACATTGGGCGGTAATTCAATTACAGCGGCGATTTTAAGTGAAGAAAACCGTAAACTTTTCCAAAATCTAGCTGAAAAATTACGGCGCGATCGCTCCCAAAGACTGCATCAAAACATACCGTTTTCCCAACAAGTTGCTAGTAGTGACAGTCATCTTCATAACATTTCATCATCTCCAAATCAGCCAGCAGAAGTCCCAATGAAAAATATCATTGAACACGGTTTTCAATTTTCAGAACAATTACAATCTTCTGAGTTAACTACCACTCAACAAAAAACTTCATCTTCACCTGCTACAAATCACGAATTTGGTCACACAATCAGCATGTTTGATGTCAATCAATCTCAGTATCAAAAGCTGACTACTAACAATTCTCGGATAACCAAATCCCATAATGCTTTTTTACAAGCTAGACAAGATTTTAGTAAACAAATGAGCGAAATCATTCAACTACAGTTAGCGTGCGCTGAAAACTTATTGAATGAAGAACCCTAA
- a CDS encoding phosphopantetheine-binding protein, producing the protein MSSPHSHTAEEIQAWLTGHLAEILGVKAAEIDIRAPLDSYGLDSAQGMLLAAKAGKFLGFQLSPLLLWHYPTIESLSQRLAEESQASDSEVFEI; encoded by the coding sequence ATGAGTTCACCACATTCTCATACCGCCGAAGAAATTCAAGCATGGTTGACAGGGCATCTAGCTGAGATTTTAGGAGTTAAAGCAGCAGAAATAGATATTCGAGCGCCTCTTGATAGTTATGGTTTAGATTCTGCACAGGGGATGCTTTTAGCTGCCAAAGCAGGTAAATTTTTGGGCTTTCAGTTATCTCCTCTACTTTTATGGCATTACCCGACTATCGAATCACTTTCCCAACGTTTAGCAGAAGAATCTCAAGCGTCAGATTCGGAAGTATTTGAGATTTAA
- a CDS encoding SDR family NAD(P)-dependent oxidoreductase, with product MTIPTQVRPSSVFLVSGGAKGITAQCTIEMAQHQPCKFILLGRSEVLDNEPDFVQDCLEESALKKRIMENLLAQGEKPTPMSVQKIYNKIASSREIKKTLAAIQQTGAQAEYISVDVTNVADLQTKLAAAVERTGAITGIIHGAGNLADKLIEKKTDQDFEKVYTAKVQGLENLLSCVNPSQLQQLVLFSSVSGFYGNMGQSDYAIANEILNKSAHLIKQNYPQCHVVAINWGGWDSGMVTPELKKAFAERGIEIIPVEVGTKMLVNELHPAFHEATQVVIGSPSIRPPAPLDPELKSYRIRRRMTVEANPFLHDHAIAGTPVLPATCAMTWMINACEELYPGYRYLRCKDFKVLKGITFGENSPSEHILELQEVAKTDAEFVEFQTTILSKNATGKTHFHYKSLIKLVRQMPDAPIYESANFTEDHTITTTGKDFYQNGDSSLFHGPAFQQITRVLNISPQKITIECCWPEITAQQQGQFPVQWHNPYTTDLSTQSLWIWLNHYHQEVCLPGQLTHSEQYRAVPCNAPFYVSCEIEGKTATSATANFILHDRQGKIYSRILGAKAVIAPMNLHKPK from the coding sequence ATGACTATACCAACCCAGGTTCGTCCTTCATCGGTTTTTCTTGTCAGCGGTGGTGCAAAAGGAATTACTGCTCAATGCACCATCGAAATGGCACAGCATCAACCTTGCAAATTTATTCTGCTCGGACGTTCTGAAGTCTTGGACAATGAGCCGGATTTTGTTCAAGATTGTTTGGAAGAATCGGCGTTAAAAAAACGCATCATGGAGAATCTACTCGCTCAAGGTGAAAAGCCTACACCGATGAGTGTACAGAAAATATACAATAAGATTGCTTCCAGCCGAGAAATTAAAAAAACCCTAGCTGCTATTCAACAAACAGGCGCTCAGGCAGAATATATTAGTGTTGATGTCACAAATGTCGCCGACTTACAAACAAAATTAGCCGCAGCAGTTGAACGTACAGGAGCGATTACAGGCATTATCCACGGTGCGGGAAATTTAGCCGATAAATTGATTGAAAAGAAAACCGACCAAGATTTTGAAAAAGTTTATACAGCCAAAGTTCAGGGACTAGAAAATCTACTTAGTTGCGTCAACCCCAGTCAATTACAACAGCTAGTACTGTTTTCTTCCGTCAGTGGCTTCTACGGTAACATGGGGCAATCCGATTATGCGATCGCTAACGAAATTCTCAACAAATCAGCCCATTTAATCAAACAAAACTATCCTCAGTGTCACGTCGTAGCGATTAATTGGGGAGGCTGGGATAGTGGAATGGTGACACCAGAACTCAAAAAAGCCTTTGCGGAACGAGGAATTGAGATTATTCCTGTAGAAGTTGGCACAAAAATGTTAGTCAACGAACTGCATCCCGCCTTTCATGAAGCGACACAAGTAGTTATCGGTAGTCCCAGCATTCGACCACCAGCACCCCTAGATCCAGAACTAAAAAGCTACCGTATCCGTCGGCGGATGACAGTAGAAGCTAATCCCTTTTTACATGATCATGCGATCGCTGGTACTCCAGTCTTACCCGCAACCTGTGCCATGACCTGGATGATTAACGCTTGTGAAGAACTTTATCCAGGTTATCGATATTTACGTTGTAAAGATTTCAAAGTTTTGAAGGGAATTACTTTCGGCGAAAACTCTCCCAGTGAACACATTCTCGAACTACAAGAAGTTGCCAAAACTGATGCTGAATTTGTAGAATTTCAAACTACTATCCTCAGTAAAAATGCCACCGGAAAAACTCATTTTCATTACAAATCGCTGATTAAACTGGTGCGACAAATGCCAGATGCTCCCATTTATGAATCTGCAAATTTCACTGAAGATCACACCATTACCACTACTGGTAAAGATTTTTATCAAAATGGAGATTCGTCCTTATTTCATGGGCCAGCATTTCAACAAATCACCAGAGTTTTAAATATTAGTCCCCAAAAAATTACTATCGAATGTTGTTGGCCAGAAATCACAGCCCAACAACAAGGACAATTTCCTGTCCAATGGCACAATCCTTACACAACTGACTTGAGTACACAATCCTTATGGATTTGGTTAAATCACTATCATCAAGAAGTTTGTTTACCAGGACAGTTAACACATTCCGAACAGTATAGAGCCGTACCCTGTAACGCACCTTTTTATGTTTCTTGCGAAATTGAAGGCAAAACAGCCACTAGCGCCACAGCTAATTTTATCCTCCACGATCGCCAAGGAAAAATATATTCACGCATCTTAGGAGCAAAAGCAGTCATTGCACCAATGAACTTACACAAACCGAAGTAA
- a CDS encoding PfaD family polyunsaturated fatty acid/polyketide biosynthesis protein has product MTTVDTLQNKHDHGLDFSAYAYNQNLGWKGSLDDVSFEQTTIKDKLLALEKPCYIVKVAGKIGVTNEGYLYPNENNTTAQVELITSTAPINIQQLGDANFLSFHGVKYAYMTGAMAGGIASEEMVIALGKEKILSSFGAGGLSPERIEAAINRIQLALPHGPYAFNLIHSPNDMAIERRAVDLYLKYQIRTVEASAFLDLTANIVYYRVAGLSLNDANQIEIKNKVIAKVSRREVATKFLQPAPEKFLKELVEQGLITQLQAKLAAKVPMADDITIEADSGGHTDNRPLVCLLPSIIALRDEVQAQYNYEQPIRIGVAGGIATPQSALAAFMMGAAYVMTGSINQSCVESGACKHTKQLLAQAEMADVIMAPAADMFEMGVKLQVLKRGTLFPMRAQKLYEIYRTYDSIDSIPLPEKEKIEKQIFRKTIAEVWEGTATYLSQKNPEKLGKAVNNPKLKMALIFRWYLGLSSRWSSSGEKGREVDYQIWCGPAMGSFNDWVRGSYLSEPNNRRVVDVAHHIMTGAAFLYRIQSLKIQGMQISDYYSQYIPEPSVHFSITEV; this is encoded by the coding sequence GTGACCACTGTAGATACACTACAAAACAAACACGATCATGGTCTTGATTTTTCCGCCTATGCCTACAATCAAAACTTGGGCTGGAAAGGATCTTTAGATGATGTATCTTTTGAACAAACAACCATTAAAGATAAATTACTAGCCTTAGAAAAACCTTGTTACATCGTCAAAGTTGCCGGAAAAATTGGTGTAACGAACGAAGGCTATTTATACCCTAATGAAAATAATACAACAGCACAAGTAGAACTAATAACTTCCACTGCCCCAATTAATATTCAACAGTTAGGAGATGCAAACTTTCTCTCCTTTCATGGTGTCAAATATGCTTATATGACTGGGGCAATGGCTGGCGGTATTGCTTCCGAAGAAATGGTGATTGCTTTAGGCAAAGAAAAGATTTTAAGTTCTTTTGGGGCTGGCGGTTTATCTCCAGAACGTATAGAAGCCGCAATTAATCGCATTCAATTAGCTTTACCTCATGGCCCTTATGCTTTTAATTTAATTCACAGTCCTAATGATATGGCGATTGAACGCCGGGCTGTGGATTTATACTTAAAATATCAAATCAGAACTGTAGAAGCTTCAGCATTTTTAGACTTAACGGCCAACATTGTTTATTATCGTGTTGCTGGCTTAAGTTTAAATGATGCCAATCAAATTGAAATCAAAAACAAAGTCATTGCTAAAGTTTCTCGTCGAGAAGTAGCAACTAAATTTCTGCAACCAGCACCAGAGAAATTCCTCAAAGAGCTTGTAGAACAAGGACTAATTACTCAGTTGCAAGCAAAGCTAGCGGCTAAAGTACCAATGGCTGACGATATTACTATTGAGGCTGATTCTGGTGGACATACAGATAATCGTCCTTTAGTTTGTTTGCTGCCTTCTATTATTGCTTTGCGCGATGAAGTTCAAGCACAATATAATTATGAACAACCCATTAGAATAGGCGTAGCAGGGGGAATCGCTACACCACAATCAGCCTTAGCAGCTTTTATGATGGGTGCTGCTTATGTGATGACTGGCTCAATTAATCAATCTTGTGTTGAATCTGGAGCTTGTAAACATACAAAGCAACTTTTAGCCCAAGCAGAAATGGCTGATGTCATCATGGCTCCAGCCGCAGATATGTTTGAAATGGGGGTAAAACTTCAAGTCCTCAAACGAGGTACTTTGTTTCCCATGCGGGCGCAAAAACTGTATGAAATATACAGAACCTACGACTCAATTGACAGCATTCCTCTCCCAGAAAAAGAAAAAATAGAAAAACAAATTTTCCGTAAGACAATTGCTGAAGTTTGGGAAGGAACAGCAACTTATCTATCACAGAAAAATCCTGAAAAATTAGGTAAGGCTGTCAACAATCCTAAATTAAAAATGGCATTGATTTTCCGTTGGTATTTAGGATTATCTTCTCGTTGGTCTAGTTCTGGAGAAAAAGGTCGAGAAGTCGATTATCAAATTTGGTGCGGCCCAGCAATGGGCAGCTTTAATGATTGGGTGCGTGGTTCTTATTTATCAGAACCAAACAATCGTCGAGTTGTTGATGTTGCTCATCACATCATGACTGGAGCAGCATTTTTATATCGGATTCAAAGTTTGAAAATTCAAGGAATGCAAATTTCTGATTACTACAGTCAGTATATTCCAGAGCCTTCCGTTCATTTTTCAATAACTGAGGTTTAG